The proteins below are encoded in one region of Meriones unguiculatus strain TT.TT164.6M chromosome 18, Bangor_MerUng_6.1, whole genome shotgun sequence:
- the Cd63 gene encoding CD63 antigen has protein sequence MAVEGGMKCVKFLLYVLLLAFCACAVGLIAIGVTVQVVWNQAINQETVPGSLLPVVIIAVGAFLFLVAFVGCCGTCKENYCLMITFAIFLTLIMLVEVAVAIAGYVFRDKVKSEVNKELQQYMQNYLKDNKTAPVLDRWQKKFECCGATNYTDWENIPGMGKDRVPDSCCINITVGCGNGFKESTIHTQGCLETMEIWLRKNILLVAAAALGIAFVEVLGIVFSCCLVKSIRSGYEVM, from the exons ATGGCGGTGGAAGGAGGAATGAAGTGCGTCAAGTTCCTGCTCTACGTTCTTCTGCTGGCCTTTTGC GCCTGTGCAGTGGGACTGATTGCCATTGGTGTAACAGTTCAGGTTGTCTGGAATCAGGCCATTAACCAGGAGACTGTCCCTGGCTCCCTGTTGCCTGTGGTCATCATTGCAGTGGGCGCCTTCCTCTTTCTGGTGGCCTTTGTGGGCTGCTGTGGGACCTGCAAGGAGAACTATTGTCTTATGATTACA TTTGCCATCTTCCTCACTCTAATCATGCTTGTGGAGGTGGCTGTGGCGATTGCTGGCTATGTGTTTAGAGACAAG GTGAAGTCAGAGGTTAATAAGGAATTGCAGCAGTACATGCAGAATTACCTCAAAGACAACAAAACAGCCCCAGTTCTGGACAGATGGCAGAAAAAA tTTGAGTGCTGTGGGGCTACTAACTACACAGACTGGGAGAACATCCCTGGTATGGGCAAGGACCGCGTCCCTGACTCGTGTTGTATCAACATCACTGTGGGCTGTGGAAACGGTTTCAAGGAATCCACGATCCATACCCAG GGCTGCCTGGAGACAATGGAGATCTGGCTGAGGAAGAATATCCTGCTGGTAGCCGCAGCAGCCCTGGGCATTGCTTTTGTGGAG GTCCTGGGAATAGTCTTCTCCTGCTGTCTGGTGAAGAGCATCCGAAGTGGCTATGAAGTAATGTAG
- the Rdh5 gene encoding retinol dehydrogenase 5 isoform X1, translated as MWLPLFLGALLWAMVWLLRDRQRLPASDAFIFITGCDSGFGRLLALQLDQKGFQVLASCLTPSGAEDLQQMASSRLHTTLLDVTDPENVQQVAKWVKTHVGEAGLFGLVNNAGVAGIMGPTPWLTQDDFQRVLSVNTLGPIGVTLALLPLLQQARGRVVNVTSFLGRLAANGGGYCVSKFGLEAFSDSLRRDMAPFGVQVSIVEPGCFRTPVTNLESLENTLKACWARLPPATQAHYGETFLTASTDLQVQRRLLNLACDPDLTKVTGCLEHALTARHPRTRYSPGWDAKLLWLPASYLPARLVDAVLTWVLPRPARSIY; from the exons ATGTGGCTGCCTCTGTTCCTGGGTGCCTTGCTGTGGGCAATGGTGTGGTTGCTCAGAGACCGGCAGAGGCTGCCTGCCAGCGATGCCTTCATCTTCATCACTGGCTGTGACTCGGGCTTTGGTCGCCTTCTGGCACTGCAACTTGACCAGAAGGGCTTCCAAGTCCTGGCCAGCTGCCTGACCCCCTCTGGGGCTGAGGACCTACAGCAGATGGCCTCCTCCCGCCTGCACACAACACTGCTGGATGTCACCGATCCTGAGAACGTCCAGCAGGTTGCCAAGTGGGTGAAGACACATGTTGGAGAAGCTG GGCTCTTTGGTCTGGTGAATAATGCTGGTGTCGCTGGTATCATGGGGCCCACGCCATGGCTGACACAGGACGATTTCCAGCGAGTGCTGAGCGTGAACACACTGGGTCCTATTGGGGTCACCCTTGCCCTGCTGCCCCTACTACAGCAGGCCCGGGGCCGGGTGGTCAATGTCACCAGCTTCTTGGGTCGCCTAGCAGCCAATGGGGGGGGCTACTGTGTTTCTAAGTTTGGCCTGGAGGCCTTCTCCGACAGCCTGAG GCGGGACATGGCTCCATTCGGAGTACAAGTCTCCATTGTGGAACCTGGCTGCTTCCGAACCCCTGTGACCAACCTGGAGAGCCTGGAGAACACCCTGAAGGCGTGTTGGGCCCGACTGCCTCCAGCTACACAGGCCCACTATGGGGAAACTTTCCTCACTGCTT CTACAGATCTGCAAGTGCAGCGCCGCCTCTTGAACCTGGCCTGTGACCCAGACCTTACGAAGGTGACAGGCTGCCTGGAGCACGCCCTGACTGCGCGTCACCCCCGAACCCGCTACAGCCCCGGCTGGGATGCCAagctgctctggctgcctgcCTCCTACCTTCCAGCCAGGCTTGTGGATGCTGTGCTCACCTGGGTCCTTCCCCGGCCCGCCCGGTCAATCTACTGA
- the Rdh5 gene encoding retinol dehydrogenase 5 isoform X2 produces MWLPLFLGALLWAMVWLLRDRQRLPASDAFIFITGCDSGFGRLLALQLDQKGFQVLASCLTPSGAEDLQQMASSRLHTTLLDVTDPENVQQVAKWVKTHVGEAGLFGLVNNAGVAGIMGPTPWLTQDDFQRVLSVNTLGPIGVTLALLPLLQQARGRVVNVTSFLGRLAANGGGYCVSKFGLEAFSDSLRRDMAPFGVQVSIVEPGCFRTPVTNLESLENTLKACWARLPPATQAHYGETFLTAYLQVQRRLLNLACDPDLTKVTGCLEHALTARHPRTRYSPGWDAKLLWLPASYLPARLVDAVLTWVLPRPARSIY; encoded by the exons ATGTGGCTGCCTCTGTTCCTGGGTGCCTTGCTGTGGGCAATGGTGTGGTTGCTCAGAGACCGGCAGAGGCTGCCTGCCAGCGATGCCTTCATCTTCATCACTGGCTGTGACTCGGGCTTTGGTCGCCTTCTGGCACTGCAACTTGACCAGAAGGGCTTCCAAGTCCTGGCCAGCTGCCTGACCCCCTCTGGGGCTGAGGACCTACAGCAGATGGCCTCCTCCCGCCTGCACACAACACTGCTGGATGTCACCGATCCTGAGAACGTCCAGCAGGTTGCCAAGTGGGTGAAGACACATGTTGGAGAAGCTG GGCTCTTTGGTCTGGTGAATAATGCTGGTGTCGCTGGTATCATGGGGCCCACGCCATGGCTGACACAGGACGATTTCCAGCGAGTGCTGAGCGTGAACACACTGGGTCCTATTGGGGTCACCCTTGCCCTGCTGCCCCTACTACAGCAGGCCCGGGGCCGGGTGGTCAATGTCACCAGCTTCTTGGGTCGCCTAGCAGCCAATGGGGGGGGCTACTGTGTTTCTAAGTTTGGCCTGGAGGCCTTCTCCGACAGCCTGAG GCGGGACATGGCTCCATTCGGAGTACAAGTCTCCATTGTGGAACCTGGCTGCTTCCGAACCCCTGTGACCAACCTGGAGAGCCTGGAGAACACCCTGAAGGCGTGTTGGGCCCGACTGCCTCCAGCTACACAGGCCCACTATGGGGAAACTTTCCTCACTGCTT ATCTGCAAGTGCAGCGCCGCCTCTTGAACCTGGCCTGTGACCCAGACCTTACGAAGGTGACAGGCTGCCTGGAGCACGCCCTGACTGCGCGTCACCCCCGAACCCGCTACAGCCCCGGCTGGGATGCCAagctgctctggctgcctgcCTCCTACCTTCCAGCCAGGCTTGTGGATGCTGTGCTCACCTGGGTCCTTCCCCGGCCCGCCCGGTCAATCTACTGA
- the Bloc1s1 gene encoding biogenesis of lysosome-related organelles complex 1 subunit 1, with amino-acid sequence MLSRLLKEHQAKQNERKELQEKRRREAITAATCLTEALVDHLNVGVAQAYMNQRKLDHEVKTLQVQAAQFAKQTGQWIGMVENFNQALKEIGDVENWARSIELDMRTIATALEYVYKGQLQSAPS; translated from the exons ATGCTCTCCCGCCTGCTCAAAGAACATCAGGCCAAGCAGAATGAACGCAAGGAGCTGCAGG AGAAGAGGAGGCGAGAGGCCATCACTGCGGCGACCTGCCTGACCGAAGCATTGGTGGATCACCTCAATGTGGG TGTGGCCCAGGCATACATGAACCAGAGAAAGCTGGACCATGAGGTGAAGACACTGCAGGTCCAGGCTGCCCAGTTTGCCAAGCAAACAGGCCAGTGGATTGGAATGGTAGAGAACTTCAACCAGGCACTCAAG GAAATTGGGGATGTGGAGAACTGGGCCCGAAGCATCGAGCTGGACATGCGCACCATCGCCACTGCCCTGGAGTATGTCTACAAAGGGCAGCTGCAGTCGGCCCCATCCTAG